The following nucleotide sequence is from Saccharothrix texasensis.
ACTTCGCGTTCGCGGATCGGCTCGGGGGAGCCGATCGACGCGCTTCTCGGCGCGCGGGATCGGCGGTACTTCGGGAACGGGTTCAGGCAGGGCGTGGTGCGGTTGCGCAGGGCGGGCCGGTCCTTCGGCGTCGGCGGTGACAGCCGGTTCGTCGGCCTCGGCACGGTCGGGTACTCCGCGCCGTGGTCGGTGAAGGCGTCCGGCCCGCAGAACCCGCACGTCAGCACGATCGACGCGTACCTGCTCGCGATCTCGGCGGCTTCCTCGCTGCTCGGTCCGAGGGGGACCGGTGCCGACCAACCGCTCGGCGCCGCGTGGGTGCGTCGGTGCGCGATCAAGGCGGGCGGTGCGCCGATCGAGGACGGGCTCGATCGGATCCCGGTGTCGGCGACGTGGGCACACGCCTCCACCGACCCCGCAGCCCGGGTGCTCCAGGTCTCCGTCACGGTCGGCAGCATGCTGGTGACGGTGGACGTGGATCCCGGTGGTGGCGTGCGGGCCCCGAGTGCGGTGGACCGGCCGCGCACCTACCGGACCACGGTGTCCGACCTGGTCGACGTCGAGGTGGCACCGGGTTCCGCCGAGGTGTCGGCGACGGTCCACTACAGCACGGGGCAGGGGGAGGAGGACTTGTTCCAGGAGATCGAGTCCCGCTACCCCGAAAGCCTGACGTTCGCCGAGGCGTTCGCCGACATGCTGCAGCTCGGCCAGGTGGGCCTCTACGCGATGGACGGCCTCGCCCGCGCCGACAGTGACACCCTGTGGATGCGCAACACGCTGTTCGAGGCGACGTCGCCCTTCCGCCCGCGCGTGCAGGGTGACCGGGTCACCGCCGAAATCCGGTCACCACGCGTTGTGACGATGCGCGGCCGGCGCTGGCGGATCGCGACGTTGCGGTCGCGGCGGGCGTCGATGGCGCTGAGCTGCTCGGTCGCGCACGCCCTCCCGGAGTTGCGCCGTGACCGGTAGCCCGCGCGTGCACCCGCCGGTGACGGTGCTGGGGATCGGTGGGTACGTCCCGGGTGTCCGGGTCACCAACGCGGACCTGCAGCGTCGCCTCGACACGACCGACCAGTGGATCACGCAGCGCACCGGTGTCCGCGTCCGGTACCACTGCGCCCCCGGCGAGTCGACCGGTGACCTGGCGGTTGAAGCCGGTCGCCGGGCGCTGCGGCACGCCGATCGCACGGCCGTGGACGCCGTGGTGGTCGCGACGACGACGCCCGACCACCCGAGCCCGGCCACCGCGCCCGCGGTGGCG
It contains:
- a CDS encoding AvrD family protein, which produces MATSRSRIGSGEPIDALLGARDRRYFGNGFRQGVVRLRRAGRSFGVGGDSRFVGLGTVGYSAPWSVKASGPQNPHVSTIDAYLLAISAASSLLGPRGTGADQPLGAAWVRRCAIKAGGAPIEDGLDRIPVSATWAHASTDPAARVLQVSVTVGSMLVTVDVDPGGGVRAPSAVDRPRTYRTTVSDLVDVEVAPGSAEVSATVHYSTGQGEEDLFQEIESRYPESLTFAEAFADMLQLGQVGLYAMDGLARADSDTLWMRNTLFEATSPFRPRVQGDRVTAEIRSPRVVTMRGRRWRIATLRSRRASMALSCSVAHALPELRRDR